From Chryseobacterium sp. IHB B 17019, one genomic window encodes:
- a CDS encoding N-acetylmuramoyl-L-alanine amidase — protein MRKTLYIIGLSTLVFSCTSQPNTKNRQYIPKTPVVKPKTAVKPQTSDKPKTQITNDRGVEFFTTNIADPTKNDNTASYGSIVSAKPAGYKVVKTYFPAIAQNFRQRYLILHYTALPDDKSITVLTQQAVSAHYLVNNTGDNEIYQLVDENKRSYHAGVSAWRADKNLNDTSIGIEIVNMGYTADASGKRLFVPFDDAQVRKVAALAKDIITRYQIPATNVLAHSDIAPTRKQDPGPMFPWKKLYDEYQIGMWYDEATKQNYYDLEMSTDFQLKYNDPSFIFNVQTQLQKFGYGIDLSGKWDDATKKTIEAFQYHFRPQNYDGIMDAETFSILQALIQKYPVK, from the coding sequence ATGCGTAAAACATTATATATCATCGGATTAAGCACTTTGGTTTTTTCCTGCACGTCTCAGCCGAATACCAAAAACAGGCAATACATCCCCAAAACACCTGTGGTAAAGCCAAAAACAGCTGTAAAACCACAAACATCAGACAAGCCAAAAACACAAATCACTAATGATCGTGGAGTAGAATTTTTTACTACCAATATCGCAGATCCTACAAAGAATGATAACACCGCAAGTTACGGATCTATCGTGAGTGCAAAACCAGCCGGATACAAAGTAGTAAAAACCTATTTTCCTGCCATTGCACAGAATTTCAGACAAAGATATCTGATTCTACATTATACGGCACTTCCTGACGACAAATCCATTACCGTTCTTACTCAGCAGGCGGTGAGCGCACATTATTTGGTGAATAACACTGGGGATAACGAAATTTATCAATTGGTTGATGAAAACAAACGTTCTTATCACGCAGGAGTAAGTGCCTGGAGAGCCGATAAAAACCTTAATGATACGTCCATCGGGATTGAGATTGTTAATATGGGGTATACGGCAGACGCTTCAGGAAAGAGATTATTTGTTCCATTTGATGATGCTCAGGTCAGAAAAGTGGCAGCTTTGGCTAAAGACATTATTACAAGATACCAGATTCCGGCAACCAATGTTTTGGCGCATTCAGATATAGCCCCGACGAGAAAACAGGATCCGGGACCTATGTTTCCGTGGAAAAAATTATACGACGAATATCAGATCGGGATGTGGTACGATGAAGCGACCAAGCAAAACTACTACGATCTGGAGATGTCTACAGATTTTCAGCTGAAATACAATGATCCGTCATTTATATTTAATGTTCAGACACAATTACAAAAATTCGGGTATGGCATTGATCTCAGCGGAAAATGGGATGATGCTACCAAAAAAACAATTGAAGCCTTCCAGTACCATTTCCGTCCTCAAAACTATGACGGAATCATGGATGCGGAAACATTCTCAATATTGCAGGCTTTAATACAAAAATATCCGGTAAAATAA
- the aspA gene encoding aspartate ammonia-lyase, translated as MENFRRESDLLGELEVPVNAYYGVQTQRAINNFKISGQLLASYPQFIKGLAFVKKAAAKTNYELGLLDENLYFKIAEVCDELLAGELHEQFPVDMIQGGAGTSINMNANEVIANRVLEKLGKNKGQYEFCSPNDHINLSQSTNDAYPTAIKMGLLQMNAILVEKLEKIVEAFRAKGKEFHDVIKMGRTQLQDAVPMTLGQEFEAFAATLEEDISKLNNNANLFVEVNMGATAIGTGLNAPIGYATLCAKNLAELTGFPVISAPDLVEATPDTGSYVIYSSAMKRLAVKLSKICNDLRLLSSGPRAGLFEINLPPMQPGSSIMPGKVNPVIPEVVNQVCYKVIGNDLTVTFAAEAGQLQLNVMEPVLSHAIMENIHFLCNALDTLRDKCVIGITANKEVCLNMVKHSIGIVTALNPYIGYKFSTEIAKEALETGKSVYNLVLEKGVLSQEKLDEILDPRNMLKPHNM; from the coding sequence ATGGAAAATTTCAGGAGAGAAAGTGATTTATTGGGCGAATTGGAAGTTCCGGTAAATGCTTATTATGGAGTTCAGACACAAAGAGCAATCAACAATTTCAAAATTTCAGGTCAGCTTTTGGCTTCTTATCCACAATTTATTAAAGGTTTGGCTTTCGTAAAAAAAGCTGCCGCAAAAACGAATTATGAATTGGGCTTGCTGGATGAAAATTTATATTTTAAAATTGCTGAGGTTTGCGATGAATTGCTTGCCGGTGAGCTTCATGAGCAGTTTCCGGTAGATATGATTCAAGGAGGAGCGGGAACTTCCATTAATATGAACGCCAATGAAGTAATCGCTAACAGAGTTTTAGAAAAATTAGGTAAAAATAAAGGGCAATACGAATTTTGCTCACCCAATGACCATATCAACCTTTCCCAATCAACAAATGACGCTTATCCTACAGCTATTAAAATGGGATTGCTTCAGATGAATGCTATTTTGGTTGAAAAATTAGAAAAAATAGTTGAAGCTTTCAGGGCAAAAGGGAAGGAGTTCCATGATGTCATAAAAATGGGTAGAACGCAACTTCAGGACGCGGTTCCTATGACTTTGGGACAGGAATTTGAAGCATTTGCAGCAACTTTGGAAGAAGATATTTCTAAATTAAATAACAACGCCAATCTTTTCGTGGAGGTCAACATGGGTGCCACCGCAATCGGCACAGGATTGAATGCCCCGATTGGATACGCAACGCTTTGTGCTAAAAACTTAGCTGAACTGACAGGTTTTCCCGTGATTTCCGCACCGGATTTGGTAGAAGCAACTCCTGACACAGGATCTTACGTGATTTATTCTTCAGCGATGAAACGCCTTGCTGTGAAATTATCAAAAATATGTAATGATTTAAGACTGCTTTCATCAGGGCCAAGAGCCGGGCTTTTTGAAATTAATTTACCGCCTATGCAGCCGGGATCATCTATTATGCCTGGAAAAGTGAATCCTGTAATTCCGGAAGTAGTCAACCAGGTTTGCTATAAAGTAATCGGGAATGATCTTACAGTGACTTTTGCAGCCGAAGCGGGTCAATTGCAGTTGAATGTAATGGAACCGGTACTTTCTCACGCTATCATGGAAAATATCCACTTCCTTTGCAACGCTTTGGATACACTTCGTGATAAATGTGTTATAGGAATCACAGCCAACAAAGAAGTGTGCCTGAATATGGTAAAACACAGCATCGGGATCGTAACGGCACTTAACCCGTACATCGGTTATAAATTTTCCACAGAAATCGCCAAAGAGGCCTTGGAAACTGGAAAAAGTGTTTATAATCTAGTACTTGAAAAAGGTGTCCTTTCTCAGGAAAAACTGGACGAAATCCTGGATCCTAGAAACATGCTGAAACCACATAATATGTAA
- a CDS encoding glycosyltransferase yields the protein MRFLIIIPAHNEENNLSFTLDSLQQQSFKEFKVVVVNDGSTDRTQEIIKKYVDTDSRFETVNLQKSSHQPGSKVVNAFKNGLNTQNLDEFDIICKFDADIILPENYLETIRNSFQNNPEYGLVGGLLYVEKDGSWIYEGNSNKHHVRGPMKAYRKESFTQMGGLRETLGWDNIDSILLENLGWKEVVLSELQVKLIKVKGTDYTIKPAEYYGRYFYFLGLNRFLAYIASSKEAAKSKSISFFFTIIKSYESCRSKKLELKISKQEQKTINDQRWKALKKKWLKM from the coding sequence TTGAGGTTCTTAATTATAATCCCTGCCCACAACGAAGAAAATAATCTTTCGTTTACCCTCGATTCTTTACAGCAGCAAAGCTTTAAGGAGTTTAAAGTTGTGGTTGTCAATGACGGATCGACAGACCGGACACAGGAAATTATCAAAAAATATGTTGATACCGATTCCAGGTTTGAAACTGTTAATCTCCAGAAATCTTCACACCAGCCGGGGTCAAAGGTAGTTAATGCTTTTAAAAATGGCTTAAACACTCAGAATCTTGATGAATTTGATATCATCTGTAAATTCGATGCAGATATTATCTTGCCTGAAAATTATCTTGAAACTATCAGAAATTCTTTTCAAAACAACCCGGAATACGGATTGGTCGGCGGACTGTTGTATGTGGAAAAAGACGGAAGCTGGATATATGAAGGAAATTCGAATAAGCATCATGTAAGAGGCCCGATGAAGGCTTACCGGAAGGAAAGTTTTACTCAGATGGGAGGGCTGCGTGAAACATTGGGATGGGATAATATTGACTCGATTTTGCTTGAAAATTTAGGTTGGAAAGAAGTCGTCCTATCCGAATTACAAGTGAAATTAATTAAAGTAAAAGGTACGGACTACACCATAAAACCGGCAGAATATTACGGCAGATATTTTTATTTTTTGGGATTGAATAGGTTTTTAGCTTACATCGCATCATCAAAAGAGGCTGCAAAAAGTAAGTCTATTTCTTTTTTCTTTACCATAATCAAATCCTATGAAAGCTGCCGCTCAAAAAAGCTTGAATTGAAAATATCAAAGCAGGAACAAAAAACTATCAATGATCAGCGGTGGAAAGCACTGAAGAAAAAGTGGCTGAAAATGTAA
- a CDS encoding lipopolysaccharide biosynthesis protein yields the protein MSVVARQGFKYSIIGYMGFLLGTISAIFIFPNDFEFYGKLRYILPSAEFLVPFVVMGISYSNVKFFHTVEKDGKEQNMLSLSLLVVFINFIIFLLIFFILPYLYPKFRYTEAWKAKEIILPMVLILSFCTIFNKYTSNYKRIVVSNIFDNLFPKIANLGAFCLFFYFTLSQNIAFAFFFGMFSLMLFGYIYYTNKLKKINLDFSTDYFKKNNFWKEFFNYSFFGFLGTFGNYLAINSLMIGEFMGMEENGIYAVLYALISLISIPQLGLFNVSAPIISKNLADGDMEGLDRFHKKTSLSLYFLGAVLFSCIMVGFPFLTHFMPKNGVMLREYEPVIWIWGSAVLVDLATGFNGNIISLSKYYKFNIVVMLLLAGLTISLNLYFIKNTDLKLIGIALSTAISLTTYNVIKIIFNYVMFKVSPLTIEMIFVSIICTLAITVAIVLPNFNNNFINLLYKPFVVLLLIFIGNYFTKVFPIEDYLNKNFLKSVFKFK from the coding sequence ATGAGTGTAGTAGCAAGACAGGGATTCAAGTACTCCATTATTGGTTATATGGGTTTTTTGTTGGGTACAATTTCCGCAATTTTCATTTTTCCTAACGATTTCGAATTTTACGGAAAACTTCGCTACATCCTTCCCAGCGCGGAATTTCTGGTTCCATTTGTGGTAATGGGAATTTCATATTCTAATGTGAAATTTTTTCACACCGTAGAAAAAGATGGTAAAGAACAAAATATGCTTTCCTTATCATTGCTTGTTGTTTTTATTAATTTTATCATTTTTCTATTAATATTTTTCATCCTACCTTACCTTTATCCAAAATTCAGGTATACGGAAGCCTGGAAAGCGAAGGAAATTATACTGCCGATGGTGTTAATTCTTTCGTTTTGCACGATTTTCAATAAATACACCTCCAACTATAAAAGAATTGTGGTTTCAAATATTTTTGACAACCTTTTTCCTAAAATCGCCAACCTCGGAGCGTTCTGCTTATTTTTCTATTTCACTCTGTCCCAGAACATTGCATTTGCTTTTTTCTTCGGAATGTTTTCGCTTATGCTTTTCGGATATATTTATTATACCAATAAACTGAAAAAAATAAACCTTGATTTCAGTACTGATTATTTCAAAAAAAATAACTTTTGGAAAGAGTTTTTTAATTATAGTTTCTTTGGATTTCTAGGGACTTTTGGGAATTACCTGGCTATCAACAGTCTAATGATCGGGGAATTTATGGGAATGGAAGAAAACGGAATTTATGCTGTTTTATACGCCTTGATTTCTTTGATTTCTATTCCGCAGCTTGGTTTGTTTAATGTTTCTGCACCGATTATCAGTAAAAATCTTGCCGACGGAGACATGGAAGGACTTGACAGATTTCATAAAAAAACGTCTTTATCTTTATATTTTTTAGGGGCGGTTTTGTTTTCGTGCATCATGGTCGGATTTCCTTTTCTTACTCATTTTATGCCTAAAAACGGGGTAATGCTCAGAGAATATGAGCCTGTGATATGGATTTGGGGATCAGCGGTTTTGGTAGATTTGGCAACAGGTTTCAACGGAAATATTATTTCACTTTCAAAATACTACAAATTCAATATTGTTGTGATGCTTTTGCTGGCAGGGTTAACGATCAGCCTGAATCTTTATTTCATTAAAAATACCGACCTTAAACTGATCGGGATCGCTTTATCTACGGCAATTTCCCTGACGACTTATAATGTTATTAAGATTATTTTCAATTACGTAATGTTCAAGGTTTCCCCTCTGACCATTGAGATGATTTTCGTATCGATCATCTGTACTTTAGCGATTACCGTGGCGATTGTTTTACCTAATTTTAATAATAATTTTATTAATCTTTTGTACAAACCTTTCGTTGTTTTACTTTTGATCTTTATCGGGAATTATTTCACAAAAGTTTTTCCAATTGAGGATTATTTAAACAAAAACTTCCTTAAAAGTGTTTTTAAGTTTAAATAG
- a CDS encoding FkbM family methyltransferase — MSLYQRIAEKLQYISPNFYKKRYFKKLNNLNKDNFSARNVEPELVWIKEYLPKKAVILDIGANVGTFLYQLENTLDHEHIFAFEPNKNLYRRLKRLFPRMRIFPLALSDENTTAEFKVPVINGKKIASRGTLNVDYKEKGEEKSYTEKVKVIKLDDWAAIEHFKRLDFIKIDVEGNEMKTLLGAKKIIRQFAPTLMVEMEQRHHSTPIWNEISEVESWGYEAKYLNRTHFRLEKITEEILLNNTNDEKNKKEYINNIIFIPKNL; from the coding sequence ATGTCCTTATATCAAAGAATCGCAGAAAAATTACAATATATTAGTCCGAATTTTTATAAAAAAAGGTATTTTAAGAAGCTGAACAACCTTAACAAAGATAATTTTTCGGCCAGAAATGTAGAGCCCGAGCTGGTCTGGATCAAAGAATATTTACCGAAAAAAGCTGTAATTCTGGATATTGGCGCAAATGTGGGAACCTTCTTGTACCAGCTGGAAAATACACTGGATCACGAACATATTTTTGCTTTTGAGCCTAATAAAAATTTATACCGCCGTCTGAAAAGATTGTTTCCGAGAATGAGGATTTTTCCTCTCGCACTTTCTGACGAAAATACGACTGCAGAATTTAAAGTTCCGGTTATAAATGGGAAAAAAATCGCGTCAAGAGGCACACTGAACGTTGATTATAAAGAGAAAGGCGAAGAAAAAAGCTATACCGAAAAAGTAAAAGTGATAAAGCTTGATGACTGGGCTGCGATAGAACACTTTAAGAGACTGGATTTCATCAAGATAGACGTAGAAGGCAACGAAATGAAAACGCTTCTCGGAGCCAAGAAAATCATAAGACAATTTGCCCCGACTTTAATGGTTGAAATGGAGCAAAGACATCATAGCACTCCTATCTGGAACGAAATTTCCGAAGTGGAATCCTGGGGCTATGAAGCAAAATACCTGAACAGAACTCATTTCAGGCTCGAAAAAATAACGGAAGAAATCCTACTAAATAATACAAACGACGAAAAAAATAAAAAAGAATACATCAACAATATTATTTTTATACCTAAAAACCTTTAA
- a CDS encoding DUF2461 domain-containing protein: MKVLINFDKNKNMPATLSPKVFDFLKKLTKNNNREWFTENKNLYTESQQNVISFLEDLIKEMSGFDEELGKVDAKKSLFRIYRDTRFSKDKIPYKTNFGASLGMGKGSQKGGYYLHLEPGKSFIAGGIYMPESSVLKELRKEISLYGEDFLKILNNKDFKKYFPELDQDDKLKKVPQGFEKEDPMAEYLKLKSFIVVYNIKDKEILDKNAVKNLTKIFALMKPLNDFLNAPFL; encoded by the coding sequence ATGAAAGTTTTAATTAATTTTGATAAAAATAAAAATATGCCGGCTACTCTTTCTCCAAAAGTTTTCGATTTTTTAAAGAAACTGACTAAAAATAATAACCGCGAATGGTTTACAGAAAACAAAAACCTTTATACTGAGTCTCAGCAAAATGTGATTTCTTTTTTAGAGGACCTTATTAAAGAAATGTCCGGATTTGATGAAGAACTTGGTAAAGTTGATGCTAAAAAATCATTGTTCAGAATCTACAGAGACACAAGATTTTCAAAAGATAAAATTCCTTATAAAACAAATTTCGGGGCATCTTTAGGAATGGGAAAAGGCAGCCAGAAAGGCGGATATTACCTTCACTTAGAACCTGGAAAATCTTTCATTGCAGGAGGAATCTATATGCCTGAATCTTCTGTTTTAAAGGAATTAAGAAAAGAAATTTCTTTGTACGGAGAAGATTTCCTGAAAATTTTAAACAATAAAGACTTTAAAAAATACTTCCCGGAACTGGATCAGGATGATAAACTAAAAAAAGTGCCTCAAGGTTTTGAAAAGGAAGATCCGATGGCAGAATATCTAAAACTGAAAAGTTTTATTGTCGTTTATAACATAAAAGACAAAGAAATTTTAGATAAAAATGCCGTAAAAAATCTCACAAAAATCTTCGCATTGATGAAGCCCCTGAATGATTTCCTGAATGCACCGTTTTTGTAA
- a CDS encoding DEAD/DEAH box helicase: MNLFTETNLSPDILKAVGELGFESPTEIQKQTIPFILSDIRDLIALAQTGTGKTAAFSLPILDMIDETSRKIQFLVLCPTRELCLQITKDIKNYSKYMKDIKTTAVYGGSSIMDQIRSLKDKPQIIVGTPGRVIDLINRKALDFSAIHWLVLDEADEMLSMGFKDELETILRETPETKQTFLFSATMNKEVERISKNYLTKPHRISVGSINEVKKNIKHEYYVTGYRQKKEVLKRLIDSNPNQYSIIFCRTRMETQEVADFLMQNGYAADALHGDLSQAQRDTVMKKFRLKNIDILVATDVAARGLDVDSLTHVIHYSLPDDPEVFVHRSGRTGRAGKDGISMALIKPEESRKLKQIKSSTKIDIVESTVPTGKDIIKAQVGGVFESLFEVHEDFFEFDDSLIPDLSAFTKEELVHKLLQFQLKDLAMYYKDRHDLIEQKLSSRDDDFSKRGDRRDRDRGRDRDRGERGERNDSRGSRERGGKPRRKNEDMVRFFFNLGKKDQLKKLDVLDIINKATSTGKSKKRAEIGDIEILEKFSFFEVEKSFKGDLLSNISTMKFKGKDMRAEEAN, from the coding sequence ATGAATTTATTTACGGAAACCAATTTAAGTCCTGATATTCTTAAGGCAGTTGGCGAACTGGGCTTCGAAAGCCCGACAGAAATCCAAAAACAGACTATCCCTTTTATTCTTTCAGATATTCGCGACTTGATCGCACTTGCGCAGACAGGGACAGGCAAAACAGCAGCGTTTTCGCTTCCGATTTTGGATATGATTGACGAAACGAGTCGCAAAATCCAATTTTTGGTGCTTTGTCCGACACGAGAATTATGTCTTCAAATTACAAAAGACATAAAAAACTATTCCAAGTACATGAAAGACATCAAAACTACAGCAGTTTACGGTGGAAGTAGTATTATGGACCAGATCAGATCTTTGAAGGATAAACCACAGATTATTGTAGGGACTCCGGGAAGGGTGATTGACCTTATCAACAGAAAAGCATTGGACTTTTCAGCAATTCACTGGTTGGTTTTAGACGAGGCCGATGAAATGCTTTCAATGGGTTTCAAAGACGAATTGGAAACAATTTTAAGAGAAACTCCTGAAACAAAACAAACTTTCCTGTTCTCTGCAACGATGAACAAGGAGGTGGAGAGAATTTCTAAAAATTATCTTACAAAGCCACACAGAATTTCTGTAGGTTCTATTAACGAGGTTAAGAAGAACATTAAACATGAATATTATGTGACAGGGTACCGTCAGAAAAAAGAAGTTCTTAAGAGATTAATTGATTCCAACCCGAATCAATATTCAATTATTTTCTGCAGAACAAGAATGGAAACTCAGGAAGTTGCCGATTTCCTAATGCAGAATGGCTATGCAGCAGATGCGCTTCATGGTGATCTTTCTCAGGCTCAGAGAGATACGGTAATGAAGAAGTTTAGATTGAAAAATATCGATATTCTTGTAGCGACGGATGTTGCAGCAAGAGGATTGGATGTGGACTCTCTTACTCACGTTATCCACTACTCTTTACCTGATGATCCGGAAGTATTCGTTCACAGAAGTGGTAGAACGGGTAGAGCTGGAAAAGACGGGATTTCAATGGCGTTGATTAAGCCTGAAGAAAGCAGAAAACTGAAGCAAATCAAATCATCTACGAAGATTGATATTGTTGAAAGTACTGTTCCTACAGGAAAAGATATTATCAAAGCTCAGGTAGGAGGTGTTTTTGAGAGTCTTTTCGAAGTACATGAAGATTTCTTTGAATTTGATGATTCTTTAATTCCTGATTTATCAGCGTTTACAAAAGAAGAGCTTGTTCATAAGTTGCTTCAGTTCCAATTGAAAGATCTTGCGATGTATTACAAAGACAGACATGATCTTATCGAGCAGAAATTGAGCAGCCGTGATGACGATTTCTCAAAAAGAGGAGACAGAAGAGACCGTGACAGAGGCAGAGACCGCGACAGAGGTGAGAGAGGAGAAAGAAATGACAGCAGAGGTAGTAGAGAGCGTGGTGGAAAGCCGAGAAGAAAGAACGAAGACATGGTAAGATTCTTCTTTAATCTGGGTAAAAAAGATCAATTGAAGAAACTTGACGTTTTGGATATTATCAACAAAGCTACATCCACTGGAAAAAGCAAAAAAAGAGCTGAAATCGGGGATATTGAAATTTTAGAGAAATTTTCTTTCTTTGAAGTTGAAAAATCTTTCAAAGGAGATCTTTTAAGCAACATTTCCACAATGAAATTTAAAGGTAAAGACATGAGAGCTGAAGAAGCTAATTAA
- a CDS encoding DUF47 domain-containing protein, producing the protein MGIGNIFHAFQPKDKIFFVLFEKVTENLVAMSEEFNHGIKDFDLNDDSMLKKMSDYEHKNDELTHEIFIELGKNFITPFDREDIHTLATGLDDIADYIYASTKYIFLYKSPEMKAYSDFSLLIHKACLEIQNAMKNLKGFKNMEQVKEACIKVNSIENIADDLLSNSMVELFETNDAINIIKVSSVLNYLEVVTDKAEDVANTIENIMIKYA; encoded by the coding sequence ATGGGAATTGGTAATATTTTCCACGCTTTTCAACCGAAAGATAAAATCTTCTTCGTTCTTTTCGAAAAAGTAACTGAAAACCTTGTAGCAATGTCTGAGGAATTCAACCACGGAATCAAAGACTTCGATCTTAATGACGATTCTATGTTGAAAAAGATGAGCGATTATGAACACAAAAATGATGAATTGACCCATGAAATCTTCATAGAACTTGGAAAAAATTTCATTACTCCTTTCGACAGAGAGGATATCCATACGCTGGCAACAGGTCTAGATGATATCGCTGATTACATCTACGCTTCCACAAAATATATTTTCTTATACAAATCGCCTGAAATGAAGGCATATTCAGATTTCTCCTTACTCATCCACAAAGCATGTCTTGAAATTCAGAATGCTATGAAAAACCTTAAAGGTTTCAAAAATATGGAGCAGGTAAAGGAAGCTTGTATCAAAGTAAATTCTATCGAAAATATCGCAGACGACTTACTTTCCAACTCAATGGTGGAATTGTTCGAGACCAACGATGCGATCAACATTATCAAAGTTTCATCTGTACTTAATTATCTTGAAGTAGTTACCGACAAAGCAGAAGATGTTGCCAATACGATTGAAAACATCATGATTAAATACGCTTAA
- a CDS encoding inorganic phosphate transporter, with amino-acid sequence MEFPILLIVIIALALIFDYINGFHDAANSIATIVSTKVLTPFQAVLWAALWNFAAFFIAAYIIGEFKIGNTIAKTVNENFITLEVIFSGLIAAIAWNLLTWWFGIPSSSSHTLIGGFLGAALMHAFMMDYHNVVATQPDLGFWDTFKLAINQVTHQSVVKFDKVIPIFLFIFMAPIVGMIISIIITLIIVHLYKKSNPHKADKSFKRLQLVSSALFSLGHGLNDAQKVMGIIGAALIYYHVEMLQDPIYLNIPAAGRFDYFAEHYIWVPLVSFIAIALGTMSGGWKIIKTMGTKITKVTSLEGVSAETAGAITLFITDHFGIPVSTTHTITGSIIGVGLTKRISAVRWGITVSLLWAWVLTIPISAIVAGITYLVVTFLS; translated from the coding sequence ATGGAATTTCCTATTTTACTTATAGTTATTATTGCGCTGGCCTTGATTTTCGACTATATCAATGGTTTTCATGATGCTGCCAATTCAATTGCGACTATAGTTTCTACAAAAGTTTTAACTCCATTTCAGGCTGTACTTTGGGCAGCACTCTGGAATTTTGCAGCCTTTTTTATTGCGGCTTATATCATTGGAGAATTTAAAATCGGTAATACGATCGCCAAAACGGTTAATGAGAATTTTATCACCCTTGAAGTCATCTTTTCAGGTCTTATAGCAGCTATTGCATGGAACCTTTTAACGTGGTGGTTTGGTATTCCTTCCTCTTCATCACATACTTTGATCGGAGGGTTTCTGGGAGCAGCTCTGATGCACGCTTTCATGATGGATTACCATAATGTAGTGGCAACACAACCGGATTTAGGGTTCTGGGATACTTTTAAACTGGCCATCAATCAGGTTACCCACCAAAGTGTTGTGAAATTTGATAAGGTAATTCCTATATTCCTTTTCATTTTCATGGCTCCGATTGTAGGGATGATTATCTCGATTATTATTACATTAATTATTGTTCACCTTTATAAAAAATCAAACCCACATAAAGCAGATAAATCCTTCAAAAGATTGCAATTGGTTTCTTCAGCTCTGTTCAGCTTAGGTCATGGTTTGAATGATGCCCAGAAAGTAATGGGAATCATTGGGGCAGCTTTAATTTATTATCATGTTGAAATGCTTCAGGATCCTATTTATTTGAATATTCCGGCTGCAGGACGTTTTGATTATTTTGCCGAACATTACATTTGGGTTCCTTTGGTTTCTTTCATTGCTATTGCTTTAGGAACAATGAGCGGTGGTTGGAAAATCATTAAAACAATGGGAACAAAGATCACGAAAGTAACGTCATTGGAAGGGGTAAGTGCTGAAACTGCAGGAGCAATTACTTTATTCATTACGGATCACTTCGGTATTCCTGTTTCTACAACACACACGATTACAGGTTCCATCATCGGGGTTGGATTAACGAAAAGAATCTCGGCCGTAAGATGGGGAATTACAGTAAGCCTTCTTTGGGCTTGGGTTCTGACGATTCCGATTTCTGCAATTGTTGCGGGAATTACGTATCTTGTAGTTACATTTTTATCTTAA
- a CDS encoding polyprenyl synthetase family protein produces MEFLDRYQQMVADAITKYTFKDKPAELYEPMNYIISHGGKRLRPIMVLMACDLFGGNLNEAIKPALAIEFFHNFTLIHDDIMDEAPLRRNKPTIHTLHGINVGILSGDGLMLKAYKFFEDLEPEIFKACIRIFTHTGLLLCEGQQYDINFETQENVTFDDYIRMITYKTGVLSASSFEIGALIAKANFKDAKAIFNFGKHIGIAFQIMDDYLDVFGDQASFGKKHAGDIYENKKTVLYLMAREHATEEERKELDYWYSKKTDNIDKVYGVEKIFRRTKVDEKALRLIEKHNEIGQSYLQKINIPEEKKKPFIELANYLLRRES; encoded by the coding sequence ATGGAATTTTTAGACAGATACCAACAGATGGTTGCTGATGCCATTACCAAATACACTTTTAAAGACAAGCCTGCCGAACTATATGAGCCGATGAACTATATCATTTCCCATGGAGGGAAACGCCTTCGTCCGATTATGGTTTTGATGGCATGTGATTTATTCGGCGGTAATTTGAATGAAGCGATTAAACCTGCGCTGGCTATCGAGTTTTTCCATAATTTCACGCTGATCCATGACGATATTATGGATGAGGCTCCTTTGAGAAGAAACAAACCTACCATTCATACTTTACACGGAATCAATGTCGGGATTTTATCCGGCGACGGATTGATGTTGAAAGCTTACAAGTTTTTTGAAGACCTTGAACCTGAGATTTTTAAGGCTTGTATCAGAATCTTTACCCATACAGGTTTGCTGTTATGTGAAGGCCAGCAATATGACATTAATTTTGAAACTCAGGAAAATGTAACTTTTGATGATTATATCAGGATGATTACTTATAAAACAGGAGTTTTGAGCGCTTCTTCATTCGAAATCGGGGCATTGATTGCAAAGGCAAATTTCAAAGATGCAAAAGCCATTTTCAATTTTGGAAAACATATCGGAATCGCGTTCCAGATTATGGATGATTATCTGGATGTATTTGGAGATCAGGCCAGTTTTGGTAAGAAGCATGCAGGTGATATTTACGAAAATAAAAAAACGGTTCTTTATCTTATGGCGAGAGAACATGCGACTGAAGAGGAAAGAAAAGAACTGGATTACTGGTATTCTAAAAAGACCGATAATATTGATAAAGTATACGGTGTAGAAAAGATTTTCAGAAGAACGAAGGTGGACGAAAAAGCGTTGAGACTGATAGAAAAGCACAATGAAATCGGGCAGAGCTATCTTCAGAAAATAAATATTCCGGAGGAGAAGAAAAAACCGTTTATCGAACTGGCAAATTATTTATTAAGAAGAGAAAGCTAA